TTCGGAAAACATAGCCCTGGCGCTGACCATCAACAAGGTTCCCGCAGGCGAGATTGATGGGCGGGTGCGGGAAATGGCCGGAAAGCTGAATATCACGGATATTCTGGATAAGTACCCCTATCAGGTGTCCGGCGGCCAGAAGCAGCGGTGCGCCTGTGCCAGAGCCATTATCAACCAGCCTAAGCTGATTTTGGCGGATGAACCCACCGGTGCGTTAGACAGTCACTCGTCCCAGATGCTGCTCTCGACGATCCAGAGTATCAACGAAGATCTCGGAGCCACGATCCTGATGGTGACACACGATGCTTTCTCGGCAAGCTATGCCAATCGTATTCTCTTTATGAGGGACGGGGCAATCTTTATGGAAATCCGTAAGGGTGGTGATTCCCGCAGGACTTTCTTTGAAAAAATCCTGGATGTCCTCACCATGATGGGAGGGGGCATGAGCGATGTACGCTAAATTGATTTTTAGAAATGCGAAACGCTCTGCAAAGGACTATCTAATCTATATTGTTACCTTGACGATCTGCGTTACTTTGTTTTATGCGTTTCTATCTATATCGAGCAGCTACTACCAGCCAGATATTGGAACTGCTTATGAAATTACAGCGTTTAGTGATGGTATCAAATTGGCGGTCTGTGCGATCACGCTGTTGTTATTGTTCCTGATACGCTATGTAAACAGCTATATGCTGCGGCGCAAGCAAAAGGAATTTGCCGTACAATCTATTATGGGGATGGAGCAAAAAACAATCGGCTGGCTCTTTTTTGCAGAAACTTTTTTGATGGGGGCTATATCTATTGCTCTTGGTATTGCTCTTGGTGTGTTGTGTTCGCAATTTATGTCCGCTATGCTGCTCGCTTCCTATGGTCATAGTTATGAGCTGACATGGACACTGTTCCCCGATACCGTTCTTTGGACAGTCGGCTTTTTCACAATCAGTTTTTTCGTGGTTGGACTGTTCAATGTCCGTACTATTCGTAAGATCAAGATTATTGATATGCTGTCTGCGGACAGACAAAATGAACCTGATTTGAAGAAGAACCGGTTTATACAGACAATCCTTGTGATCTACTTGGTGCTTTCTATATGGATGTTGGAAACAGGGATTCAAAAGATGATCTTTTTCTTTGATCCACGATTTGCTTTTCCTCTCCACATCTTGTTTTGGGGAAATATCATTTTTCCGGCGCTCACCCTGCTGTGGTCGTTCGTTTGGCTACTCAAAAAGAAAGTATGGACATTGCAAACTTTGCTTATCGGTCTCTTAGCCTGCACAGTTCCAAATACTGTACTTGCAGCTCTCGTACCGGTTTTTGAAAGCAAGTATTATCTAACTCTGGGCGCTGGTACGATCAATCAATATTTGCTGTTCGTTGTTGCAGATTTACTTTTTTTGATATGCGGAATTATTTATCTGTCCAGCAGCGCGATTGTTGCATGGAAAAGCAAATCCCCTGCACACAGGTATCAAGGTAATAACCTGTTTTTCTTTGGACAGATCATATCCAAGCTCAC
This window of the Mediterraneibacter gnavus ATCC 29149 genome carries:
- a CDS encoding ABC transporter ATP-binding protein, whose protein sequence is MKEILKLDHIQKYYGNGGNVTKAIQDISFSVQEGEFVGIMGASGSGKTTLLNCISTIDTVSAGHIYLDGTDVTEINEKQIARFRRENLGFVFQDFNLLDTLTISENIALALTINKVPAGEIDGRVREMAGKLNITDILDKYPYQVSGGQKQRCACARAIINQPKLILADEPTGALDSHSSQMLLSTIQSINEDLGATILMVTHDAFSASYANRILFMRDGAIFMEIRKGGDSRRTFFEKILDVLTMMGGGMSDVR